The region GGCTTTAAATCAAAAAGAGGATTAAAACCAACTGATTGATAGAATAAGTACGTTCTAAGATAATTCTCATCTGATTCAGAAGGACTTAGTGTTTCAACGGTTATAGTTCTAGCACCTTTTATTTTAGCAAATTGGCAAGCTGCTTCGATTAATTGCTTTCCTATACCTTGACGATGAAAGTTGCGTTTTACAGCCAGCCAATAAATATTGGCATTATTAGGATAAGGAAAATCAATAGAAACTAGACCAATCGTGTTATCCTCATCTTTCGCTGCAAAATTAGTACGTGATTTTACGCCTATTATGTAATGCTTATTCGCT is a window of Legionella busanensis DNA encoding:
- a CDS encoding GNAT family N-acetyltransferase → MIQIEKITGELAQTLCRTITEDLPEYFGLPEANKHYIIGVKSRTNFAAKDEDNTIGLVSIDFPYPNNANIYWLAVKRNFHRQGIGKQLIEAACQFAKIKGARTITVETLSPSESDENYLRTYLFYQSVGFNPLFDLKPKKYEWNMVYMVKNLD